The Plasmodium vinckei vinckei genome assembly, chromosome: PVVCY_08 genome contains the following window.
AGGAAGTTTTAATTATTGGAGCATCTTACGtaataaaaagtattttAATGATTCTAACATCGGTATTATGAAtggattttattttttatttcagcAAATTTGTGAAACAATTAATAGATATAACGATCCTACAGCACAAAAACACGAACACGAAAGCGATATTGCCCAATTCTATATGATTTATAACACactttataattttgttaaacAATGTGATCCGTATCTTCAATTATttaatcatttaaaaagaatatatgaTGACCTTATAGGTGATGTTATTAAATTCCATGACAATGACCAAGAATTGCTTAATGCttttaaacaaatttcATCGATATATACAACCAATCTTGTATCTCAATTCAATAGTAAAGGATGCAAAAAAGTGcataaaaagataaaacaaaatatgtcCAAGATTAAAGAAAAGTCACAAGAGGACCAAGAGGAAGAAGAGGAAGACGAAGAACAAGGCGGATTTGATGATTTAGTCGACTTATTAGGTTCTGATAATGAAGATAATGATGGCGAAAACGGAGATGATGGTGATGACGATGATGAATTAGAAGATAATGGTGATACCACAGAAAATTCATTGGAtcaaatacaaaataaccAGGATGGAACACCATCAGTACCAGGATCACAACAATCTGGAAACCTAACACCTGTACAACCACAACAAGAGCCGCAAGGACAACAAACACAAAACCCAGCAGAATCAGCATCACATCAGCAACTTGGACAGCCACCAACAGGCACACAATCACCATCAGGTATAACTTCATCGACGAATGTATCCACACCAACGACCACACCAACTACAGACACTATAACAACACCTGGAACAAATACAGCATCGCCAACAGATCAGCAATCAACAGATCAACAATCAACAGATCAACAATCAACAGGTCAACAATCAACAGGTCAACAATCAACACCAGAACCACTTCCATCACAGCCAGAACCTCCAAACCCACCAAcagataataataagaaaACATCATCACCGTCTGCATCAGAACCAACGTTAGGAAATAACCAAGAAGATTCTGGTAAATCACCAAAAGACCCATCAAATGGACAAGAAGATTCAGAAAACGCCAAAAAACTactgaaaattttaattgatGGTCAAAATACGATTGAAAACTATCGTTCCACTTTTTATAATGTATACactaaatttaaaaaaagagtaAATGAAAGTATAACATCAGCTATAGAAAAAGCTCATActaattctttatatattggtaataaaattaatggCGCTATTAAACAGTTAAGTGAACAACTTCAAAAGGTCTCAACGCCTGCAAAAGAACCAAATTTGCCACCAGATCATAAAAAAACTGAACATAAAACCCCCTCTTCATCATCACCAGATCCACAAACAAGTCCACAACCACCAAATTCACTGTCAACAAATATCCCATTAAACGGTCAAAAGGACGTATCCACACATTCTAACAATTTGATGACAAATTTAGTACCTGATGCAGGAATAAAAGAAAGTACACCGAAAGTAATACTTCtaggaaatatatttaaaggaGGGGTACCAACTTACATTAAAGCTATAGTTATTTTAATACCCGTTATTTTAGGGATTACGTACaaggtaaataaaaagaaaataatgaagtataaaatttttagaaTATTTCATcactataaaatattatatatgtttcataattttatattagtatTTATCATCTGGATGGAGAAAGGAaataaagagaaaaaaaaacatgaaaaGGGTTATAAATTCAATTGGAGGAAAAAGACCGGtgcaaataattataaatgcaTCTATTCAAGAAAACCAGCCTAAAAAATCCATAAATTCTGTTCATAGGAAAAAACCtccattattaaatatatacaaacttATGCAGGCTGATCCTAtaccatttattaatttattttttttgttaactttttttgtttataaaagaaaacgCGATTATTTGGAATTATAAGTTTAATTAACTTATAATTGAagtttaaattaaaaattgtatacaTTTAAAGAatagtaaataataaatttgtttattaatatatttaatatttatatgtggGAATCAGGTTAAGGctatatttcatattttataataaaacataaaataaattttctatatgatgaaattctctattataattaatgtggtatatgtatgttttatttaaatagtatttacaaatataatggCAATATAatgtttaaatattaaaggtataataatatatgtttaataaatacaacaaaataaaagttaataatattaaatatatttcatttttcgatttaaaataaaagtaaattGGTATTTCTTTCAATATATTTGGTTCTATatgtattgtttttttgatttaatcTATTTGATGTTTCATTTGGGGTAAGTTTAAAGTATGAAATTCGCatgattttaaaaaaataatatatttcatattatgAAACAATTAAATGGGTATAGCcttatatttgaaaaatatttttttaacaaaattgtataaaatataattacattattttattaaagaatattaaaaatggagAAAATGGTTGTATAACTgaattaatgaaataacGAGTTCTTTCATGGGGctttatactttttaatttttttcatttataatatatatgtaataaaaattttttattagcaATGGCGAGTAATAGCTTCGTTtgaaatatagaaaaaaaatagcaactatagaaatattaaaaaaattattataagtttatatttaaatataaactaagttaaataattatataaaatattgtataaataaattttattgaatTGAATTTATtctaacatatttttatataattacaataatattgatTTTTTAGAGAAATATTTggtattatttaaaagaataaaaatataagaaaaagaataaataaaaaaacatttatatCGATAagtacttttttttatgaatatattaaattttataatactGATCATagttaaataaatatataaataatgcataatataatagtaGATATTGATGGCGAGAAGcccttatatatattcatctgctcataatatttagaataaatagtaaacataattatattagaaataatatcagttatcatcataatttgtgtttatatataacttgtacgtatttaataaaaaaactcGTTAAAAATGAAGCAATTCaccattttaaaaaaattgatatatttttcgatatttatttgttcttTGGGGCACACTACAAATGTAAGTTATTGATTTCCTTTGTATATATGGTTGTTATTTTGAATGACGTTTAcattattactatatttattgtataaACTATTTATGTTAAGTTTAAGAAACAATTAAATTCCatgatatataaataatgctaataaatgttttatttctttgCAGGTTTTATGTGATGTAAGCGCAGACAAAAATGGGCCCACGCTATTAGCTCCATtagatttaaaatttaGTAAATTCTCAAGCAataatgattatatattagATTTAATGTATTCTTATGATTCACTTATAGAAGCTGTAGCTAAGAGTTTACAACCGGATGAAGATTGTGGAGAAACATCAGCCAGTGATGATGATACTAAATCAAATGAAGATTTAGATGAGGATAACCAGTTTGGCATTTTAGGGGGAATATatgatgaagaagaaaTTTCAAAGATCAATACCATGAAGAGATCAATAAGGACtaaaaaaagtgataatatatatcaagACAAAAAAGCATCAAAGAAACCATCTGGTAATCcccacaaaaaaaagaaaaatatacttgCAACCATCCTATCAATGATCTTTGGGTAAAGAAGTTGATGAGTATGATGTGAATAGTAATTATGATGAATTCGAAGATGagtattataaaatatgtttaagTCCTAGTTATAAGAAATTAGAAAGTAAATATACTAATAATAGCACGCTATCagttatattaaaatatttaatatatataagtagCGCTTTATATCATATCTCCAATTTGGCTATTATTGCTATATATACTTTCTATTGATGTGAAGGATATtttagaaaattatataagaCTTAAAAATTACAGAAGAGGAATCGAAATTAATCGAAtctattttcattataaaaaatatttgttaataattaaagATTATACTTTGTGAAATttctattaaattttacaaTGGTATAaacacaaaataattattatttgatgatagttatattgtatttttataatcaatataataattaaagtttatttgtttattataatattttttttaaagtaaTTGCAGTATTAGTTTGGCTCATATATGATACACTTTGGCTTTATTTGATTTGCTACTAATATTGATTTTGTTATTTGATGCGCagatatgcatatatttgatGTATATTTGAGCAATGTTTTTCATTGCTACTAACTATATTAgttacattttataatattaaaatgttttactttgaaaatatttattagtaaCATTATAgggcatatatatagtgtCTATATTAATATGCTTTATGAGTATTTATTGTGTTTGGCTAATTATATGCATCCCATTAAGGGCATCcttatttttctattacAGGAATGTTCTGTTGGCACATCTTATTGTATAATATAGGAAATGTTTATTAAGgctatatacataattagTGTGGGAATATAtggtaaatattttacaagATTGTGATTTAAATGtaccttttttttgtcaaaagatataattatttgtaaaaaagaaatatgtatatctTTTAGCGTTTTATATCGTATTAATTTTTGAGTTTTGAAA
Protein-coding sequences here:
- a CDS encoding CIR protein PIR protein, translated to MDINVCETFNDIDNLFINYEEEFKNENGSYNKYCPGKGGSKKCETNYEKLGAIFGYAYVELIQNNQVDLDNEDDPSADFLVMSLSNILYKLSKNDTLSLKDAFDIYLKSQGSFNYWSILRNKKYFNDSNIGIMNGFYFLFQQICETINRYNDPTAQKHEHESDIAQFYMIYNTLYNFVKQCDPYLQLFNHLKRIYDDLIGDVIKFHDNDQELLNAFKQISSIYTTNLVSQFNSKGCKKVHKKIKQNMSKIKEKSQEDQEEEEEDEEQGGFDDLVDLLGSDNEDNDGENGDDGDDDDELEDNGDTTENSLDQIQNNQDGTPSVPGSQQSGNLTPVQPQQEPQGQQTQNPAESASHQQLGQPPTGTQSPSGITSSTNVSTPTTTPTTDTITTPGTNTASPTDQQSTDQQSTDQQSTGQQSTGQQSTPEPLPSQPEPPNPPTDNNKKTSSPSASEPTLGNNQEDSGKSPKDPSNGQEDSENAKKLLKILIDGQNTIENYRSTFYNVYTKFKKRVNESITSAIEKAHTNSLYIGNKINGAIKQLSEQLQKVSTPAKEPNLPPDHKKTEHKTPSSSSPDPQTSPQPPNSLSTNIPLNGQKDVSTHSNNLMTNLVPDAGIKESTPKVILLGNIFKGGVPTYIKAIVILIPVILGITYKYLSSGWRKEIKRKKNMKRVINSIGGKRPVQIIINASIQENQPKKSINSVHRKKPPLLNIYKLMQADPIPFINLFFLLTFFVYKRKRDYLEL
- a CDS encoding fam-b protein, with the translated sequence MKQFTILKKLIYFSIFICSLGHTTNVLCDVSADKNGPTLLAPLDLKFSKFSSNNDYILDLMYSYDSLIEAVAKSLQPDEDCGETSASDDDTKSNEDLDEDNQFGILGGIYDEEEISKINTMKRSIRTKKSDNIYQDKKASKKPSEVDEYDVNSNYDEFEDEYYKICLSPSYKKLESKYTNNSTLSVILKYLIYISSALYHISNLAIIAIYTFY